Genomic window (Luteibacter yeojuensis):
CACGGCCCACTGCGCATGCGCCGCAGGCGCGACGAACCCCAGGGCAAGGAGGAGCGTCGCGATGCCGGCGAAGCGGCGAAGAGGGGAGGTGTAGCGACGATTGTCAGTATGGATAGCCATGGTGGTCTCCAGGGTCAGCGAGCCGCCGAGCGGGCAGGGCGTGTCGTGGGGGCGGCGGGCGACGGCTTCTTGCCGCTGCCTTTCCGGTTTTCGTAGAACGAGGGCAGCCACTGGTCCGGCGTCAGGTCGTCAGGCTTGACGCCTTCGATTTCCGCCTGGCGGGCCAGTACCTCGTGCATGATCTCGATGTTGTCCGTGGATGCGGAAATGACCGCCAACGCGTCATCCATGCCGCGCAGGTTCAGCTGGCATACGGCCGAGGCATGGCCTTGCTTGACGAGGAAGCGGCGCGAGCGCTCGTCCAGGCTCACGACCACCTGGTACTCGGCATCGGTGAGCTTGAGGCCGTCCACGTAATCCTCGCGGCTGGCGTTAGGGTTAGGCAGCAGGATCATCGTGGCGGTCTGCTCGATGAGCGCCGCCGAGATGTCGCTGGCCAGCGCATCTTCCGGGCTCTGCGTAGCGAAAATGCCCATGCCGTTCTGTTTACGGATGGTCTTCTGCTTGTTCTTGGCGAATTCCTTGAGGCCTCCCTTGCCGTCGAGGATCTTCCAGAACTCGTCCATGACGTAGATGAGCCGGCGGCCGTCGATCAGGGCCTCGAGGCGATGCAGGAGGTAGTTGATGACCGGCGCGCGGACTTCCGCATTGTCGATGATTTCGGTGTAGTCGAAACCGATGATGTTGGCCCGCGACAGGTCCACCGTGTCCTGTGGATTGTCGAAGACCCAGCCAAGCGAATTCCCCGCAGTCCACTTGCGCATGCGGATGAAGAGACCGTCGTCGCCGAGGTTCGGCAGGTTCTTCTGAAAGTTCGTCATGCTGCGCAGGTGCATCGGAATGTCGAGGACGGCCTCCACGGCGCGGTAGATGTCCTCTTCCTCGCGCGAGCTATAGACGCTCTTGCCGGCCAGCACTTTGATGAGATCGGCCAGGAACTGCACGTTCTCCTCGGTACGCTCGCACTGGAACGGATTGAACCCGGTGGGCTTGCCGTTCTCCAGGGCGAGGTAGTTGCCGCCGCAGGCGCGCACGAAGATCTCCGCGCCGCGATCCTTGTCGAAGAAGAAGATGGTGGGCGCAGGATCGAGTTTCTGCACCTGGCTCAGGAGGAAGTTGATCAGCGCCGTCTTGCCGGTACCGGACTTGCCGATGACCATCGTGTTGGCGATAGCCTTCTCCCCGTAGGAGTTCTCGGCAGGATGGGTGGCGTGGAAGTTGAAGAAGTACGGCTGGCCATTGGTGGTCTGCAGCGTAGTGACGCAATCGCCCCAGGGATTGTTCTGCTTCTTCCCCGTGGCGAAGTTGTGCAGCGGCGACAGGCCGAGGAAGTTGAGCGAACTGACGTTGGCGAGCCGCGTCCGGTATTTCCAGTTGCCGGGGAACTGCGCGTAGAAGGCCGAAGTGACGGCCAGGTCTTCCTTCACGGAGACGAAGCCGGCGTTGGACAGTTCCGCGCGA
Coding sequences:
- a CDS encoding VirB4 family type IV secretion/conjugal transfer ATPase translates to MFIPDAAIGEFIPFSTHVSPTVLKTTGGDFLLVWRLGGLPFVGREEWEIEHRHNTFNRMLQTLRAPDFVNVAFWVHDVRRRRGIKDKSRFEHRFNQDLSDGYYESLSGQKLMQNELYLTMIYRPVVSGKRFVEKSSNAERLQSEQAQAVATILELAGNVEAVLKDYAPSRMGMYEAPNGVVFSEVLELYGYILNRLDEPVPVLTAAVKDYLPVSRQRFSSKTGDFVLTTPNGVNHFGAILNIKEYVEGTYPGILNGLKYLDFEYVITHSFSPMGRQDALKALERTKGMMISSGDKAVSQIIEMDQAMDQLASGNFVLGEYHFTMAVYSTAQEMLSQQIAATRAELSNAGFVSVKEDLAVTSAFYAQFPGNWKYRTRLANVSSLNFLGLSPLHNFATGKKQNNPWGDCVTTLQTTNGQPYFFNFHATHPAENSYGEKAIANTMVIGKSGTGKTALINFLLSQVQKLDPAPTIFFFDKDRGAEIFVRACGGNYLALENGKPTGFNPFQCERTEENVQFLADLIKVLAGKSVYSSREEEDIYRAVEAVLDIPMHLRSMTNFQKNLPNLGDDGLFIRMRKWTAGNSLGWVFDNPQDTVDLSRANIIGFDYTEIIDNAEVRAPVINYLLHRLEALIDGRRLIYVMDEFWKILDGKGGLKEFAKNKQKTIRKQNGMGIFATQSPEDALASDISAALIEQTATMILLPNPNASREDYVDGLKLTDAEYQVVVSLDERSRRFLVKQGHASAVCQLNLRGMDDALAVISASTDNIEIMHEVLARQAEIEGVKPDDLTPDQWLPSFYENRKGSGKKPSPAAPTTRPARSAAR